A genomic stretch from Sceloporus undulatus isolate JIND9_A2432 ecotype Alabama chromosome 5, SceUnd_v1.1, whole genome shotgun sequence includes:
- the RASL11B gene encoding ras-like protein family member 11B, whose protein sequence is MRLIQSMGTIAEDPSQGAGEGGGGGRARLIKIAVVGASGVGKTALVVRFLTKRFIGDYERNAGNLYSRQIEIDGELFAIQVQDTPGVQVHGHSLECNEQLNRCIRWADAIVIVFSITDYKSYELLSHFHQHIRHLHPGNRVPVVVVANKADLLHIKEVEPQHGLQLASMLGCTFYEVSVSENYKEVFNAFHSLCKDVCKQQTTSTPEKRRSSLIPRPKSPNMQDLKRRFKQALSAKVRTVTSV, encoded by the exons ATGCGCTTGATCCAGAGCATGGGCACCATCGCAGAGGACCCCAGCcaaggagcaggagaaggaggaggaggagggcgagccAGGCTCATCAAGATCGCAGTCGTCGGGGCCAGCGGGGTCGGGAAGACCG CCCTGGTGGTGCGATTTCTCACAAAACGATTCATTGGGGACTATGAGCGCAATGCAG GCAATTTGTACAGCAGGCAGATTGAAATTGATGGAGAGCTGTTTGCAATTCAAGTCCAAGACACTCCTGGAGTCCAG GTCCATGGACACAGCCTGGAGTGTAATGAGCAGCTGAACCGATGCATTCGCTGGGCAGATGCAATTGTGATCGTTTTTTCAATCACAGACTATAAGAGTTATGAGCTACTCAGTCACTTCCACCAGCACATACGACACTTGCATCCAGGAAACAGAGTGCCTGTGGTGGTTGTAGCCAACAAAGCAGACCTCCTCCATATTAAAGAGGTGGAACCCCAACATGGACTTCAGCTGGCTAGCATGCTGGGCTGTACTTTCTATGAAGTGTCTGTTAGTGAGAACTATAAAGAAGTCTTCAATGCATTTCATAGCCTGTGCAAAGATGTCTGTAAGCAACAAACCACCAGCACACCAGAGAAGAGGAGAAGCTCCCTCATTCCAAGACCAAAGTCACCCAACATGCAGGATCTGAAGAGAAGGTTTAAGCAAGCCTTATCTGCCAAAGTGAGGACTGTTACCTCTGTCTGA